In a single window of the Osmerus eperlanus chromosome 2, fOsmEpe2.1, whole genome shotgun sequence genome:
- the ypel3 gene encoding protein yippee-like 3: MVKLTKAKTFQAYLDSCHRRYSCVHCRAHLANHDDLISKSFQGSQGRAYLFNSVVNVGCGPAEERLLLTGLHAVADIYCENCHTTLGWKYEQAFELSQKYKEGKFIIELSHMIKDNGWD; encoded by the exons ATGGTGAAACTCACTAAGGCAAAGACGTTCCAGGCTTACCTAGACTCCTGTCATCGAAGGTACAGCTGCGTCCACTGTCGCGCACATCTGGCCAACCACGATGACCTCATCTCTAAA TCTTTCCAGGGTAGCCAGGGGCGAGCTTACCTCTTCAACTCTGT GGTGAACGTGGGCTGTGGCCCTGCCGAGGAGAGGCTGCTGCTCACAGGGCTCCATGCGGTGGCAGACATCTATTGCGAGAACTGCCACACCACCCTTGGCTGGAAATAC GAGCAGGCATTTGAGTTGAGTCAGAAATACAAGGAGGGAAAGTTCATCATTGAGCTGTCCCACATGATCAAGGACAATGGGTGGGATTGA